Proteins encoded by one window of Streptomyces uncialis:
- a CDS encoding CU044_2847 family protein translates to MDELVEFRTEGGAAVLVGTDDADRGGSRPVSRGGGPAQAARTFESSLDGARAAAEAALRVFRDGTLGPDSVEIEFGVKLTAESGAVIVKGSAEGHLTVRLTWSPGGADPAAGAAPSPEPTAGS, encoded by the coding sequence GTGGACGAGCTGGTGGAGTTCAGGACCGAGGGCGGCGCGGCAGTCCTCGTCGGCACGGACGACGCGGACCGGGGCGGCTCCCGGCCGGTGTCCCGGGGCGGCGGCCCCGCGCAGGCCGCCCGGACCTTCGAGTCGTCCCTGGACGGGGCGCGGGCGGCGGCCGAGGCCGCGCTGCGGGTGTTCCGGGACGGGACCCTCGGTCCGGACTCCGTGGAGATCGAGTTCGGCGTGAAGCTCACCGCCGAGAGCGGCGCGGTGATCGTGAAGGGTTCCGCCGAGGGCCATCTGACGGTCCGGCTGACCTGGTCGCCCGGCGGCGCGGACCCGGCGGCCGGGGCCGCCCCGTCCCCGGAGCCGACCGCCGGATCATGA
- a CDS encoding acyl-CoA synthetase has protein sequence MTVLFPALTDPRAADRPALRFGDRSLTYGALASAAGRVGRLVAGEGRVAVWAVPSPETAVGVVGALLAGVAVVPLNPASGAAELAHVVADSAPRRVLVAPGTELPAALRGVPRLEVSAEPDGGPGAEPAGEPVREEGWGGEVPALVVYTSGTTGAPKGAVLPRRALAASLDALARVWAWTGDDVLVHGLPLFHVHGLVLGTLGPLRLGGEVRHLGRFSTEGVARELGAGATMLFGVPTMYHRIAEALPGDPALTRALAGARLLVSGSAALPLRDHERIAAATGRRVVERYGMTETLMNTAVHADGEARAGTVGPPLPGVGLRLVDESGAALTAPGPGEVGEIQVRGANLFTGYLNRPEATASAFTADGWFRTGDMGVLDPDGYVRIVGRKATDLIKSGGYKIGAGEVENALLDHPGVREAAVTGEPDPDLGERVVAWVVAADPADPPGARELAEHVAAALAPHKRPRVVRYVAELPRNDMGKVLKRALTQGG, from the coding sequence GTGACCGTTCTCTTCCCGGCCCTGACGGACCCCCGCGCGGCGGACCGGCCCGCGCTCCGCTTCGGTGACCGCTCGCTGACGTACGGGGCGCTGGCGTCCGCCGCGGGGCGGGTGGGGCGGCTGGTCGCCGGGGAGGGGCGGGTCGCGGTGTGGGCGGTCCCGTCGCCGGAGACCGCGGTCGGGGTGGTGGGCGCGCTGCTCGCGGGGGTGGCGGTGGTGCCGCTGAATCCCGCCTCGGGTGCGGCGGAGCTGGCGCATGTGGTCGCCGACAGCGCGCCGCGGCGGGTGCTGGTGGCACCGGGTACGGAGCTCCCGGCGGCGTTGCGGGGCGTGCCCCGGCTGGAGGTGTCGGCGGAGCCGGACGGCGGTCCGGGCGCGGAGCCGGCAGGGGAGCCCGTACGGGAAGAAGGGTGGGGCGGGGAGGTGCCCGCGCTCGTCGTCTACACCTCGGGGACGACCGGTGCGCCGAAGGGCGCGGTGCTCCCCCGGCGGGCGCTCGCGGCGAGCCTCGACGCGCTGGCGCGGGTGTGGGCGTGGACGGGTGACGACGTGCTGGTGCACGGGCTGCCGCTGTTCCATGTGCACGGGCTGGTCCTGGGGACGCTGGGGCCGTTGCGGCTCGGGGGTGAGGTGCGGCATCTGGGGCGGTTCAGCACGGAGGGGGTGGCCCGGGAGCTGGGCGCCGGGGCGACGATGCTGTTCGGGGTGCCGACGATGTACCACCGGATCGCGGAGGCGCTGCCCGGTGACCCGGCGCTGACGCGGGCGCTGGCGGGGGCGCGGCTGCTGGTGTCCGGTTCGGCGGCGCTGCCCCTGCGGGACCACGAGCGGATCGCGGCGGCGACCGGGCGGCGGGTGGTGGAGCGGTACGGGATGACGGAGACGCTGATGAACACGGCCGTCCACGCGGACGGTGAGGCGCGGGCGGGGACGGTCGGGCCGCCGCTGCCGGGGGTGGGGCTGCGGCTGGTGGACGAGTCGGGGGCGGCGCTGACCGCGCCGGGTCCCGGGGAGGTCGGGGAGATCCAGGTGCGGGGGGCGAATCTCTTCACGGGGTATCTGAACCGGCCGGAGGCGACGGCCTCGGCGTTCACGGCGGACGGCTGGTTCCGTACCGGGGACATGGGGGTGCTGGACCCGGACGGGTATGTGCGGATCGTCGGGCGCAAGGCCACGGACCTGATCAAGAGCGGTGGTTACAAGATCGGGGCGGGGGAGGTCGAGAACGCGCTGCTGGACCATCCGGGGGTGCGGGAGGCGGCGGTGACCGGCGAGCCCGACCCGGATCTCGGGGAGCGGGTGGTGGCCTGGGTGGTCGCCGCCGACCCGGCGGACCCGCCCGGGGCGCGGGAGCTGGCGGAGCATGTGGCGGCGGCGCTGGCCCCGCACAAGCGGCCGCGGGTGGTGCGGTACGTGGCGGAGCTGCCGCGCAACGACATGGGCAAGGTCCTGAAGCGGGCGCTGACACAGGGCGGTTGA
- a CDS encoding VMAP-C domain-containing protein gives MTADGPGAGTGVRVPPAGLPAAASWHARVDCGGEVGAGFLVSEREVLTCAHVVRERHTGADVTVTFPHARPLGGVAARVVAHGGWGGGDLDTGDVAVLELERTVSLAPVEFAAPGDGYGDPPRRLLVYGFPARFDEGVLAEYRATATQRISDEWVQLEPWTGHGRPIAPGFSGAAAVLADTGRAVGMVTSADRGGPARGGRMLPVAVLARYWARLTELIPTRGFGRADKETLRRLVTAAGADGPECVPDRLYAESVDPVGGPPLPPGGFPALWDVVWYLLSEVDDPAAPARFADRLADFVSDPEVRYGLRRWAARGGPPPPAAPLTAPAPTAAVTPPAPTAYPPPPHPAVPAPSGGVYRERPSGGVPGERPAPAWSPIVVELERSGSGRGQYLAQVSAYRDGHRRVVGARTLAKRALPRYVAERVDEAFHELPHGAPVLIAFVVPRALLNEPVDRWPRGAGDPSPLGCLYPLVVLDRERRRQGGRRHELLRKWERLDARERAELYRVECGSAEDQGRLTVRLWEDGQMMGFTAPPTSPRMKRLFAAGLNGSVPVLLWPRTGCDGRHGDGEPCAGREFLDELTAYVARLPPAELPSHIRALRSVVYLSDDPGSHWARDLTLLWEDPRCFPEPPGHAASPVG, from the coding sequence ATGACGGCGGACGGTCCCGGCGCGGGCACCGGGGTCCGGGTCCCGCCGGCCGGGCTCCCGGCCGCGGCCTCCTGGCACGCCCGGGTGGACTGCGGCGGCGAGGTCGGCGCGGGCTTCCTCGTCTCCGAGCGGGAGGTGCTGACCTGCGCCCATGTCGTCCGCGAGCGGCACACCGGCGCGGACGTCACGGTGACGTTCCCGCACGCGCGCCCGCTCGGCGGCGTCGCGGCCCGGGTGGTGGCGCACGGCGGCTGGGGCGGCGGCGACCTGGACACCGGGGACGTCGCGGTACTGGAACTGGAGCGGACGGTGTCCCTGGCCCCGGTCGAGTTCGCGGCGCCCGGCGACGGCTACGGCGACCCGCCGCGCAGACTCCTCGTGTACGGCTTCCCCGCCCGCTTCGACGAGGGCGTCCTCGCCGAGTACCGGGCCACCGCCACCCAGCGGATCAGCGACGAATGGGTGCAGCTGGAGCCGTGGACCGGGCACGGCCGGCCGATCGCCCCCGGGTTCAGCGGGGCCGCGGCGGTCCTCGCGGACACCGGCCGGGCCGTGGGCATGGTGACCTCGGCGGACCGGGGCGGCCCGGCGCGCGGCGGCCGGATGCTGCCCGTGGCGGTGCTGGCGCGGTACTGGGCCCGGCTCACCGAGCTGATCCCGACCCGGGGGTTCGGGCGGGCCGACAAGGAGACCCTGCGGCGGCTGGTGACGGCCGCCGGGGCGGACGGCCCCGAGTGCGTGCCGGACCGGCTCTACGCCGAGTCCGTCGACCCGGTGGGCGGACCGCCGCTGCCGCCGGGCGGGTTCCCCGCGCTGTGGGACGTCGTCTGGTACCTGCTGTCGGAGGTCGACGACCCGGCGGCGCCCGCCCGGTTCGCGGACCGGCTCGCCGACTTCGTGTCCGACCCGGAGGTGCGGTACGGGCTGCGCAGATGGGCCGCCCGCGGCGGCCCCCCGCCCCCCGCCGCACCCCTCACGGCCCCCGCGCCCACGGCCGCCGTCACGCCCCCCGCACCCACGGCGTACCCACCACCCCCGCACCCGGCCGTCCCGGCGCCCTCCGGCGGTGTGTACCGGGAGCGTCCCTCCGGCGGCGTTCCCGGGGAGCGGCCCGCGCCCGCCTGGTCGCCCATCGTCGTGGAGCTGGAGCGCTCCGGCTCCGGCCGCGGCCAGTACCTGGCGCAGGTGTCCGCGTACCGGGACGGGCACCGCCGGGTGGTCGGCGCCCGCACCCTCGCCAAGCGCGCGCTGCCCCGGTACGTCGCCGAGCGCGTGGACGAGGCGTTCCACGAACTGCCGCACGGCGCGCCGGTCCTGATCGCGTTCGTCGTACCGCGCGCCCTGCTCAACGAGCCGGTGGACCGCTGGCCCCGGGGCGCCGGTGACCCGAGCCCGCTGGGCTGTCTGTACCCGCTGGTGGTGCTGGACCGGGAGCGGCGCAGGCAGGGCGGGCGCCGGCATGAGCTGCTGCGCAAGTGGGAGCGGCTGGACGCCCGGGAGCGCGCCGAGCTGTACCGGGTGGAGTGCGGCAGCGCGGAGGACCAGGGCAGGCTCACCGTCCGGCTCTGGGAGGACGGCCAGATGATGGGGTTCACCGCGCCGCCCACGTCCCCCCGGATGAAGCGGCTGTTCGCGGCCGGGCTGAACGGCTCCGTACCGGTGCTGCTGTGGCCGCGCACCGGCTGCGACGGCCGGCACGGTGACGGGGAGCCCTGCGCGGGGAGGGAGTTCCTGGACGAGCTGACCGCCTATGTGGCCCGGCTGCCACCGGCGGAGCTGCCGTCGCACATCCGTGCGCTGCGCAGCGTCGTGTATCTGTCCGACGACCCGGGAAGCCACTGGGCCAGGGATCTGACCCTGTTGTGGGAGGACCCGCGCTGCTTCCCCGAACCCCCCGGCCATGCCGCGTCACCCGTCGGCTGA